Proteins encoded by one window of Nicotiana tabacum cultivar K326 chromosome 10, ASM71507v2, whole genome shotgun sequence:
- the LOC107790541 gene encoding OVARIAN TUMOR DOMAIN-containing deubiquitinating enzyme 12 encodes MCEPESEATRGVLSFLDVDQLFSSNYYGDGRKHDVEICHEQYARENQYHTSYCNVDSDEAIAHLLQEELSELSIAEDAESSHADEQYFQASTGVQHWHTPPREYYAGHDTGLEADDVGPSSSCSSPGDRSYDGEEYTYTLEIQDEFELDGEVGKRINQLSAVPHVPRINGDIPSVDEATSDHQRLLDRLQLFDLVEHKVQGDGNCQFRALSDQFYRTPEHHKFVRQQVVSQLKHHPEMYEGYVPMEYGEYLKRMSKSGEWGDHVTLQAAADSYGVKILVITSFKDTCYIEILPKNQKSNRVIYLSFWAEVHYNSIYPQGDFLPFDLKKKKKKWSFWNKH; translated from the exons ATGTGTGAACCGGAGTCTGAAGCAACTCGTGGGGTTCTTAGTTTTCTCGATGTGGACCAACTTTTCAGTTCCAACTATTACGGCGATGGTAGAAAGCATGACGTTGAGATATGTCATGAACAATATGCCAGAGAAAACCAGTATCACACATCATATTGCAATGTTGACAGTGATGAGGCTATTGCTCATCTTTTACAAGAAGAATTGTCAGAGTTGTCCATCGCAGAAGATGCTGAATCTTCACATGCAGATGAGCAGTATTTTCAAGCCTCCACTGGTGTACAACATTGGCATACTCCTCCAAGGGAGTACTATGCCG GGCATGACACTGGTCTAGAAGCTGATGATGTGGGGCCTTCAAGTTCTTGTTCTAGTCCTGGCGACAGATCATACGATGGAGAAGAGTATACCTACACATTGGAAATACAAGATGAATTTGAGCTTGATGGAGAAGTAGGGAAGAGAATAAACCAGCTGAGTGCTGTTCCT CATGTTCCTAGAATAAATGGAGACATACCTTCAGTCGATGAAGCAACTTCTGATCATCAAAGGCTGCTAGATAG ATTGCAATTATTTGACTTGGTGGAGCACAAAGTGCAAGGAGATGGCAACTGTCAG TTCCGTGCTTTATCAGATCAATTCTATCGTACACCGGAGCACCACAAATTTGTCAGACAGCAAGTAGTCAGTCAG CTTAAACATCATCCAGAGATGTATGAGGGATATGTCCCAATGGAATATGGAGAGTACTTGAAGAGGATGTCCAA GAGTGGGGAATGGGGCGATCATGTTACGTTGCAGGCTGCTGCTGACTCG TATGGTGTGAAAATTCTCGTTATAACGTCATTCAAGGATACATGTTACATCGAGATTCTTCCGAAGAATCAAAAGTCAAACAGAG TCATATACTTAAGTTTCTGGGCAGAGGTGCACTACAACTCAATCTATCCTCAAGGAG ACTTCCTGCCATTTGatcttaagaagaagaagaagaagtggagTTTCTGGAACAAGCATTAA